TCGCCGTCGGGGTGAGCCGACCGGCCCGGTACGACTGCGCAGCCACCTCGCCGACCTGGGCGGTGAGCCCGACCAGCCGCACCTCGACGGCCTTCAGCTCACCCGTCAACGCCGTCTGCCGACGCTTGGAGTTGTCCAGCTTGGCCTTGGCCTCGATGTGGCCCTTGGCGGTCAGCTCAAGCGCGTCCTGCAACTTCTTGGTGCCGCCCTCGCCGGGCTCCGCGTACGCAGGCACCCCGCCGGCGAGCACCAGCGCGACGGCGGTGAGCAGAGCGAGCAGTACGCGGCGAACGCGCCGCTGACTGAGCCTGGTCCTGGGCACGGCAGCGTCCTTCCGTCGACCGCCGGCCCCCGGTGAACTCTGCGCGGCGGCGTCCCCGCCGGCGCCCGTCGGCGGCCTGCTGGCGGAGAACGCCGTCACGATACCGGAACGCGCGCCGGTGACCAGCCCCGTGACCGCCCTCAGAGCCCAGTGTCGACGCAGCGTGCCGCCGTCGTCGCACGCTGCGTGGAGAAGGCCACGCCGCGACTGTCGCAGTGCCACGTGGAAACGCCGCGCCGTCGTCGTCGCGGTGCGGTGATCAGGAGTCGAGCAGAGCCTCGCGCACCTCGGTCCAGACCTGTTCGTTGACCGCGACGAGCAACCCGCTGCCCTCGTCGGCCGGGTGGTAGTCGACGCCGTCGAACCGGCGGGCGACACCGCCCGCGGCACGGACCAGCAGGGTGCCCGGCGCGTGGTCCCAGGGCAGGGTGCGCCAGAAGAGGGTGAACTGCTGCTCGCCGGTGAGGATGTCCAGGTATTCGCGGCCGGCACAGTGCTGGCCGGGCAGCAGCTCGCCGAGCCGCCGACCGCCGGCGCGAACCCGGTCACGGGATTCCGGCGGCAGGAACCGGGTCATCGCCGCGCCACGTAGGTCACCCAGCGGCGGCACCGCGTCGGCGGCGCCGACCGGCTGGCCGTTGAGCAGTGTGCCCTCGTCGGCCCAACCGGCGGCGAGCGTCTCGGCCAGCGGGTCGAGGATCCAGCCGGCGGTCGGACGCCCGTCCGTCAGCAGCGCCACCATCAGGGCGAACGGTCGGCGACCGGCCGCGAAGTTGGCGGTGCCGTCGACCGGGTCGACGAGCCACACGTCACCGCTGTCGCGCAGGTGCCGCAGCAGCCCCGGGTCGTCGGCGACACCCTCCTCGCCCACCACCACCGAGTTCGGCCGCAGCCTGCGCAGCCCGGCGGAGATCAGCTCCTCGGCCCGACGGTCGGCGACTGTGACCACCTCGCCGGGCGCCTTCTCCGACACGTCGGCGTCGTCGAGCTTGCGGAACAGCGGCACCACGACCTGGTCGGCGGCCTCCAGGAGCAGGTCACCGACGTCGTCGAGCAGGGTGTCAGCCACGAGGCGGCAGCTTGACCACGCTGACGAAGAACTCGTCGATCTGCCGTACGACGGAGATGAAGCGTTCGAAGTCCACCGGCTTGGTCACGTAGGCGTTGGCGTGCAGCTGGTAGCTGCGCAGGATGTCCTCGTCGGCCTGCGAGGTGGTGAGCACGACCACCGGGATCCGGCGCAGCTCCGGGTCGTTCTTGATCTCTTCCAGCACCTCCCTGCCGTCCCGGCGGGGCAGGTTGAGGTCGAGCAGGATCAGGTCAGGCGCCACCGCGTCGGCGTACTGGCCCTCCCGCCGCAGGTAGGCGAGCGCCTCGGCGCCGTCGGAGACGACGGTCAGCCGGTTGCGCAGCTTGTGCTCCTCGAACGCCTCCTGGGTCATCAACACGTCACCCGGATCGTCCTCCACGAGCAGGACCTCGATCGGGCTCTTGCCGTCCGCCGGCGCGGTCATCCCACCGTCTCCCTCATGTCACCCGTTCTACCGCTTTCCGACGCCCCGTCGGCCCGGTCCGGCTGGTCCGCCCCGGCGGAGCGCTCCGGCAGCTCGGACGACACCTCGTCCGCGGACGTCTGCTCCCCCGCGTCGGCCGGCTGCGGCCGCTCGGCGGGGTCTGCGGCAGTGGCCGCAGCGGCCGCCGCCTCCACGTCCTCCGGGCGTGCCGGAAGGGTGAACCGGATCGCCGTGCCCTCCGGCACGTCGGTGTCCACCCAGACCCGACCGCCGTGATATTCCACGATCTTCTTGACGATCGCCAACCCGATGCCGGTGCCCGGGTACGCGTCCTTCGAGTGCAGCCGCTGGAAGATCACGAAGATCTTGTCGGCGAACTCCGGCTCGATCCCGATGCCGTTGTCCTGGCAGGTGATCTCCCACTCGGCGCCGACCAGCCGGGCCGAGATGTGCACCTTCGGCGGCGCGTCGGGACGACGGAACTTGATCGAGTTGCTGACCAGGTTGGCCAGCAGGTTGGTGAGCAGCGGCTCCTCGCCACGGATCACCGGCAGGTCGGTCCAGGTCAGCTCGGCGTCGGCGTACTGCCGGGCGGCCTCGGTCTGACCCGCCACGTCGCCCATCACCTTGTTCAGGTCGACGTCGACGAAGCCTGTGGTGAGGCGGCCGATCCGGGAGAACGCGAGCAGGTCGTTGATCAGGCGCTGCATCCGCTGCGCGCCGTCCACCGCGAAGGCGATGTACTGGTCGGCCCGCTCGTCGAGCTGCCCGGCGTAGCGACGCTGGAGCAGTTGGCAGAAGCTGGCCACCTTACGCAGCGGCTCCTGCAGGTCGTGGGAGGCCACGTACGCGAACTGCTCCAGGTCGCGGTTGGACCGGGTCAGCTCCTCGGCCTGCTTCTGCAGCTGGCTGTTGACCCACTCGATGCGCTCGCGGGCCTCCCGCACCTCGGCCAGGTCGGAGGCGATCTTCTGGCGCATCGCGTCCACGTCGTCGCCGAGCCTGATGAACTCCGGTGGGCCGACTGTGGCGATGCGGTGCTGGTAGTCGCCCTCGGCGACCTCGCGGACCTGGGTGGCCAACCCGGTCAGCGGCCGGATCACCATCCGGTCCAGCGAGAGCAGCAGCACCGCGCCGGCCACGACCACCACCAGGGCCGCGATGATCAGCAGGAGGACCAGCAGGTTGCTGCTGTTGCGGACGTTCGCGGCGGCCTGTTCCCGGGCCTCGAGGATCTCCTGCTGGAGGTCGCCGACTGCCGACCGCACCTCGTCGAACCGCTGCCGGGCCTGCTCGGTGACCAACGCCTGGCCGGCGCGGGTGCCGTCCTGCTCCGTCGTGGTGATCACCGGTTCGGCGACCGACAGCCGCCACTGCTCGGCGCGTTCCTCGACGATCCGCAGCTCCTGGCCGATCTGCGGGTAGTCGTGGAGCAGCGTCCGCATCGCGCCGATGGTGGCCTTCTCCTGGTCCAGCCCCGCCTCGTACGGGCCCAGGTCGGCCGGATCACCGCTTACCGCGTACCCGCGAACCGCCGTCTCCTGGTCGAGCACCGCGTTGAGCAGCTCCTGCGACTGCACCCGCAGCGGGCCGGTCTGGTTCAGGATCGCGTCGATCTGGGTGCGGTTGCGGGCGGCCATCGCCGCCTCCGCGGTGGCCAGGCCGATCAGCAGCACGCCCACGACTGTGAGCAGCGTGATGACCCGGCGGCGCAGACTCCAGCCGCCGATCACCGGCTTCACCGGCCACCACCACGGCTGACCAGCAGCATGGCCACATCGTCGGCGAGCGGGCCGCCGTTGATCTGCTCGGCCCGACCGACCAGCCAGGCCGGCAGGTCGGGCAGCGACACCTCCCGGTTGGCCGGCTCGTCGAGCAGGCCGCTCAGGCCCGGCACGTCGAGCCGTTCGTTGCCGGCGCCCACCCGCCCCTCGATCAGGCCGTCGGTGTACATCAGCAGGGACCAGTCATCGGTGTCGAACTCCAGGTCGTAGGCGATCGGCCGGCGAGGTCGTACGCCAAGCAGCAGGCCGCCGGGCGCGGGCACCGGGACGACCCGGCCACCGGAGAGCAGCAGCGGCGGCGGATGCCCGGCCAGTCGGACGGTGGCCCGGTTGGCGTCCAGGTCGAGTCGGGTGGTGGCGACCGTAGCGAAGATCTCCTGGAGCCGGCGCTCACTCATCAGCACCTGCTCGAGCGCGGGCAGCACCTCGTCGTCAGGCACGCCGGCAAGCACCAGGGCCCGCCAGGCAACCCGCAGTTCCACACCGAGGGCGGCCTCGTCCACCCCGTGCCCGCACACGTCTCCGACGATCAGGTAGAGACGGTCCGGACGGGTCTGCACCACGTCGAAGAAATCCCCGCCGATCAGGGCGGCGTGCCGACCCGGTCGGTAGAAGGTGTGCACCGCCACCTGGTCTGTCGTCATCAGCGGTTGCGGCAGCAGGCCGCGTTCGAGGCGGGCCGACTCGGCCTGGCGCAACTCGACCTCACGCAGCCGGCGGGCGTTCTCGTCGGCGCGCTTGCGCTCGACCGCGTAGCGCAGCGCCCGCGTCAGCAGCACGCCGTCGACCTGGCCCTTGACCAGGTAGTCCTGTGCGCCCTCGGCGACCGCCACGACACCCAGGTGCTCGTCCGAGCGCCCGGTCAGCACGCACACCGCGGCCCCGCTCGACATCTCCAGCACCAGGCGCAGCCCGTCCAGCCCCTGCGCGTCGGGCAGGCCCAGGTCGAGCAGGACGCAGTCGACGCCAGTGATCCGCTGCCGCGCCTCCCGGAGGCTTGTGGCGACCACCAGGTCGATCATCGAGTTCGTCTCGGCGAGCAGTTCACCGACGAGGAAGGCGTCGCCCTCGTCGTCCTCCACCAGCAGCACCCGCAACCGCTCGCCGGGCGGCAGGTTGCCGTGCCGCGCCAGGCCACCGTGCGGGTACGGCACGACAGGGGAACCGGCCAGGCCGCTTCCCCGGTACGGCCGGGTCACCGCCGCGAGACGCGGGAGTTCGCTGGTGATGTCGGGCTCCTTCCGAGTGCCCTGCTGATCCTGTATTAGACAACGGTCGCACACAACACGGTGGCCGCGGCACTTGCGGGGGTTGGCCGCATCACTGCTCGTCGGGGGACAAACCGGGCGGCCGGTAGGTGCCCGGGCGGCCGATCGTCCCCACCGACGGGCGGACGATCGGTGGACGCCCGGCCATCCCGTCCCGGGGCGTCGGAGGGCAGGATGGTGCCACCCCAGGCCCCACCACCCCCGAGGAGTTCCCGTGGGCGCACCCCCCACCCCCGTCACGGCGGGCGTACCGCTCCGGCCGGGTCCGGGCGTACCCCCGGCCGACCGTGCGCTGACCCGACCACGCCGGCGGCTCCTGGCCGCCGCGGCGGCGCTTGTCGCGCTGGCGGCCGTCGGCGCCGGCAGTCTGCTCGACCTGCGCACCCCGACGCCGCGACCGGCGGACGCGCCGGCGGGCGATTTCAGCGCCACCCGGGCGTACGAGGACGTGCAGGTGATCGCGGCCCGGTCGCACGTCGCCGGTAGCCCGGCCAACGACCAGGTTCGCACGCACATCGAGCAGCAGATGCGCGGCCTGGGCCTGGAGACGGAGGTGCAGGACACCGTCGCGCCGGAGGCCGGCCAGCTCAGTGGGGCGGCCGGTGGGGCGACAGTGGCCCGCGTGCGCAACGTGGTGGCCCGACTGCCCGGCACCGACCCGACGGGGCGCGTGTTCCTGGTCGCGCACTACGACTCGGTGCAGACCGGGCCGGGCGGCAACGACGACGCGGCCGGCACCTCGGCCATCCTGGAGGTGGCCCGCGCGCTGAGCACCGGCCCGCGGCCCCGCAACGACATCGTCTTCGTGCTCACCGACGCCGAGGAGGCGTGCCTCTGCGGCGCCTCTGCATTCGCCGCGAGCCATCCGCTCGCCGCCGACGGCGGTGTGGTGCTCAACCTGGAGGCCCGCGGCTCCACCGGTCCGGTGATCATGTTCGAGACGTCGAAGAACAACGCGAAGCTGGTGGACGTCTTCGGCCGGGCCGCCCCGCACCCCGTGGGCACCTCGTTCGCGGTGGAGATCTACCGGGCGCTGCCCAACGACACCGACTTCACCGCCTTCCTGGACCAGAAGTTCGTCGGACTGAACTCGGCGTACATCGACGGTGGCGCGATCTACCACACGCCGCTGGACACTCCGGCGGCGATGGATCGCAGCAGCCTCCAGCAGCACGGGGACAACGCGCTGGGCCTGGCCCGGGAGTTCGGCCGCACCGACCTCACCGACCTGCGCTCCGGATACGACGCCACCTACTTCCCCGTCCCGGGCGGGCTGGTCCGCTACCCGGGCTGGCTCGTCCTACCACTGGCCCTGCTCGCGGTGCTCGCCGTCGCGGCGCTGGCCTGGCTGACCCGCCGCAGCGGCCGGGCCAGCACGGGACGGCTGGCGGCCGGATTCGGCCTCGCTCTCGTACCGATCGTTGTCGCGCCTGTCGCCGCCCAACTGCTCTGGCTGGCGATCACCGCGATCCGTCCGGGGTACGCGGAACTGCTCGACCCGTACCGGCCGATCTGGTACCGATTGGCCGTGCTGGCGCTCGCCACCACCATCCTGTTCACCTGGTACGCGCTTGTCCGCCGCCGGGTCGGCCCGGCCGCGCTCGCCGTGGGCGGGCTGGCCTGGCTGGCACTGCTCGGGGTGCTGCTCGCCGTGGCGGTGCCCGGCGGGGCGTACCTCACCACCCTGCCGGCCCTGGCCGGCGCCCTCGGCGGCCTCGTCGCGCTGCGGACGCGGCAGACCGGGCCGTGGCCGGTGGTGGCGGTGACGGCCGCCGCCGCGGTCGGCGTGGTGATCCTGCTGCCGACGGTGGTGCTGCTCTTCCCCGCGCTGGGCATGGCCATGGGTGGGGTGGCCGCGCTGGTCGCGGTGCTGCTCGGCCTGACCGCGCTGCCGGTGGTCGACCTGCTGCATCCGCAGGCCGGCGGGCAGCGCGGCCTGGTGGCGCTCCGGGCCCGACGACTCGCGGCGCTGCCGGCCGCGGCCGCTGCCCTGGCGGCGGTGGTACTCGCCGGGGTCGGGCTGGCCGTGGACCGCTTCGACGCCGCCCATCCCGCGCCCACCCACCTGATGTACGCCCTGGACGCCGGCACCGGGCAGGCCCGCTGGCTGAGCCACGAGACCGACCCGCAGCCCTGGACGGACGGTTATGTGGACGGAGTGGCAAGCGTCGCGGACGACTTCCCCGGGATCGGCGGCGACGATCTGCGCGCCGGCCCGGCGGAGGCAGCGAACCTTCCGGCGCCCAAGCTGGACGTGTTGACGGACAGCGGCTCCGGTGGCGAACGCACCCTGCGGCTGCGACTCACCCCGCAGCGGGCGGTGCGGACCGCCACCCTGCACGTCGACACGTCGACCGCCACGGTGCTGCGAGCCGAGGTGGCCGGCCGGTCGGTGCCTGTGGAGCCACGGACGGGCCGGTGGGGCTTCGGGCTGGTCTTCCACGCCCCGCCGCCGGAGGGAGTCGAGGTCACCCTGACGCTACGCCCGATCGGCGCACAGGTGGCGCTGCGGGCCATGGACGCCAGTGACGGGCTGGACGGGGTGCCCGGCTTCCGCCCCCGGCCGCCGGCCGTCGGCATCGTCGGGTCGCACACCTCCGAAATGTTGGCGGTTGCCCGCACCTATCAGATCTGACATGGCAATGGGTGGTCTGACGGAGTCGCATTTCCGTCAGACCACCCGCTCGGCGTGCGACAGGAAATGCGCCCCACACCGTTCCGGACGATATTCGATCAGCCCACCGGTTCGGGTTGACCCGAGCCGATACGTCGCCAGCGGTTTCCGTCGTGATCGGTGAACGTCAGTTCCACCAGAACGGTGTCGGCAGCGCGCAACCGGTGCTCCGCCGTGACGGTGACGAACAGGTCCGAACTTTCCCCGCCGCGTATCCGGCGGACCTGTTTCGCCGCGCCCAGTTCGGTGGGCGTACCGTCCGGATCGTCCGGTGGGACGAGGCGTGGCAGCACCGTCACGTCCAGCACCGGGGCGTCGCTCTCGTTGGCCACCGTCACCCGCAGCACCGAGTTTCCCCGCACCTCGGTCACCGACGAGACCAGCCGGGCCTGAGTGGCCCGGACCCGCAGCTCGTCTCTGCGGCGGGCACGGATCTCCCGCCGGAGCCCGAGGTAGACGACGAGCACGCTGGCGATGGAGCCGACCGCGCCGAACCAGTCCGGCACCGAGCCCCAGTCGACGAGATCGTGGTACGGCAACCAGTTCATGCGTCCATCGTGGAGGCACTGCGCGAGGAACGAGCACGGCGGATCGGCCCGAATCAACGTCGGAATGGAAATGTGGGCACCGATTCCGGTCAACCGGGCGGCCTAAAAGGAGAGTGTGCAAGCCAGCACGGCGGTGGATATCCTTGCGGTTGACGCGGTGCGGGCGATCATCCCTCCGAATGTCCACTCAGTGGACATGATCTTTCCGCCTCCCGCCGCGTCGCAATTTCGCCACCGAAGGGGGACCGCATTGACTGCGGACGTTCCACCCGAGGATGCCGGCGTGCCCCGGCCCGCGTACGACCGGCCGAGTCGTGTCTCGGTCGACCCACCACTCGGACGACTCGACAGCCCACTGCACGGGCGCGACGACCTGATCGACGAGATCATGCATCCGGCAGGCACCGGCGGGGAACAGCCCTCGGTGCACATCCTGTGCGGCATGGGCGGTTCCGGTAAGAGCCACGTGGCCCTGGAGATCGGCCGCCAGGCCCGGGCGGACGGCCGGACCGTCTGGTGGGTGCAGGCCGGCCGGCTCAACTCCGGGATGCGCGAGGTGGTCAGTCAGCTCGGCGCCTCGGAGAGTCAGGTCGACCA
The DNA window shown above is from Micromonospora lupini and carries:
- a CDS encoding M28 family peptidase is translated as MGAPPTPVTAGVPLRPGPGVPPADRALTRPRRRLLAAAAALVALAAVGAGSLLDLRTPTPRPADAPAGDFSATRAYEDVQVIAARSHVAGSPANDQVRTHIEQQMRGLGLETEVQDTVAPEAGQLSGAAGGATVARVRNVVARLPGTDPTGRVFLVAHYDSVQTGPGGNDDAAGTSAILEVARALSTGPRPRNDIVFVLTDAEEACLCGASAFAASHPLAADGGVVLNLEARGSTGPVIMFETSKNNAKLVDVFGRAAPHPVGTSFAVEIYRALPNDTDFTAFLDQKFVGLNSAYIDGGAIYHTPLDTPAAMDRSSLQQHGDNALGLAREFGRTDLTDLRSGYDATYFPVPGGLVRYPGWLVLPLALLAVLAVAALAWLTRRSGRASTGRLAAGFGLALVPIVVAPVAAQLLWLAITAIRPGYAELLDPYRPIWYRLAVLALATTILFTWYALVRRRVGPAALAVGGLAWLALLGVLLAVAVPGGAYLTTLPALAGALGGLVALRTRQTGPWPVVAVTAAAAVGVVILLPTVVLLFPALGMAMGGVAALVAVLLGLTALPVVDLLHPQAGGQRGLVALRARRLAALPAAAAALAAVVLAGVGLAVDRFDAAHPAPTHLMYALDAGTGQARWLSHETDPQPWTDGYVDGVASVADDFPGIGGDDLRAGPAEAANLPAPKLDVLTDSGSGGERTLRLRLTPQRAVRTATLHVDTSTATVLRAEVAGRSVPVEPRTGRWGFGLVFHAPPPEGVEVTLTLRPIGAQVALRAMDASDGLDGVPGFRPRPPAVGIVGSHTSEMLAVARTYQI
- a CDS encoding inositol monophosphatase family protein, whose amino-acid sequence is MADTLLDDVGDLLLEAADQVVVPLFRKLDDADVSEKAPGEVVTVADRRAEELISAGLRRLRPNSVVVGEEGVADDPGLLRHLRDSGDVWLVDPVDGTANFAAGRRPFALMVALLTDGRPTAGWILDPLAETLAAGWADEGTLLNGQPVGAADAVPPLGDLRGAAMTRFLPPESRDRVRAGGRRLGELLPGQHCAGREYLDILTGEQQFTLFWRTLPWDHAPGTLLVRAAGGVARRFDGVDYHPADEGSGLLVAVNEQVWTEVREALLDS
- a CDS encoding sensor histidine kinase; the encoded protein is MKPVIGGWSLRRRVITLLTVVGVLLIGLATAEAAMAARNRTQIDAILNQTGPLRVQSQELLNAVLDQETAVRGYAVSGDPADLGPYEAGLDQEKATIGAMRTLLHDYPQIGQELRIVEERAEQWRLSVAEPVITTTEQDGTRAGQALVTEQARQRFDEVRSAVGDLQQEILEAREQAAANVRNSSNLLVLLLIIAALVVVVAGAVLLLSLDRMVIRPLTGLATQVREVAEGDYQHRIATVGPPEFIRLGDDVDAMRQKIASDLAEVREARERIEWVNSQLQKQAEELTRSNRDLEQFAYVASHDLQEPLRKVASFCQLLQRRYAGQLDERADQYIAFAVDGAQRMQRLINDLLAFSRIGRLTTGFVDVDLNKVMGDVAGQTEAARQYADAELTWTDLPVIRGEEPLLTNLLANLVSNSIKFRRPDAPPKVHISARLVGAEWEITCQDNGIGIEPEFADKIFVIFQRLHSKDAYPGTGIGLAIVKKIVEYHGGRVWVDTDVPEGTAIRFTLPARPEDVEAAAAAATAADPAERPQPADAGEQTSADEVSSELPERSAGADQPDRADGASESGRTGDMRETVG
- a CDS encoding PP2C family protein-serine/threonine phosphatase, producing MPYPHGGLARHGNLPPGERLRVLLVEDDEGDAFLVGELLAETNSMIDLVVATSLREARQRITGVDCVLLDLGLPDAQGLDGLRLVLEMSSGAAVCVLTGRSDEHLGVVAVAEGAQDYLVKGQVDGVLLTRALRYAVERKRADENARRLREVELRQAESARLERGLLPQPLMTTDQVAVHTFYRPGRHAALIGGDFFDVVQTRPDRLYLIVGDVCGHGVDEAALGVELRVAWRALVLAGVPDDEVLPALEQVLMSERRLQEIFATVATTRLDLDANRATVRLAGHPPPLLLSGGRVVPVPAPGGLLLGVRPRRPIAYDLEFDTDDWSLLMYTDGLIEGRVGAGNERLDVPGLSGLLDEPANREVSLPDLPAWLVGRAEQINGGPLADDVAMLLVSRGGGR
- a CDS encoding response regulator, with protein sequence MTAPADGKSPIEVLLVEDDPGDVLMTQEAFEEHKLRNRLTVVSDGAEALAYLRREGQYADAVAPDLILLDLNLPRRDGREVLEEIKNDPELRRIPVVVLTTSQADEDILRSYQLHANAYVTKPVDFERFISVVRQIDEFFVSVVKLPPRG